From the genome of Hydrogenovibrio kuenenii DSM 12350:
GTGCGGCGCGCTTTAATGCCCTGACGAATCCAAGTTTCTTCTTGTGCAAGCTTCTTATCAAACTCAGCATTCGCTTTGGCTTCTACTTCAAGCTTTTCTTCTTTACGTTGCAGGTAGGTTTGGTAGTCACATTCCCAGTTGCTTAAGTTTCCGCGATCAAGCTCAACAATACGTGTTGCCAAAGCTTGTAAAAAGGCACGGTCATGCGTAATAAACACCAGACTGCAATTCAGATTTTTCAGGAAATCTTCCAGCCATTGAATTGAAGGAATATCTAAGTGGTTGGTCGGTTCATCCAGCAATAAAATATCTGGGGTTTGTACCAAAGCCTGCGCTAACAATACGCGACGTTTCATCCCACCCGACAGCGACGAAAATTCTGCATCGGCAGGTAAGCCTAGTTTGGAAATGACGGTTTCGACTTTTTGACTAAAGCCCCAGCCATCAGCAGCTTCGATCTTTTGCTGTGCTTTGGTCATTTGATCCATTAAGTCATCAGAGTAGTTTTCTGCAACCTGATGACTAAGCTGGTGGAACTGCTCAATCAGCCCGCCAATATCGCCTAAACCTTGTGAGATAATGTGAAATACACTGCCATGCATATCGTGCGGTACTTCTTGTTGAAGCTTGGCGATTTTAACGCCATCCTGAATAATACGGCTGCCGTCATCCGCTTCGATGCTACCTTCAATGACTTTCAGTAAAGTCGACTTACCTTCACCATTACGACCGACAATACAGACCCGTTCATTGGGCTCCACTTGAAAGTGAATTTTATCCAATAGCGTTTGAGTGCCGTAGCTGAGTTGCATGTCGCGTAAAAAAAGTAAGGCCATAAATTCAAGTGTGCTCGTGTAAGGTTTAAGAATTTCTCGGGCGACATTATACCAATGCCGCAGGCTAGATAGTCAGAGTATCAAGAAGTTAAATAGGAAAGAAGTTATTGAACACTAACAATGACATTTCCAGTGGATTGGGTTTTCTCCATACGGATTTTGCAGTCAGGTTGTGCTTCCCAAAAATGAATAATATTCAAAGTAGATTGAGGAGATGATGACCATAGATTAAACAGCAATACTGTGTCTGGGCGCTTGAGCTCATGTAATAGACGTAAAAAATCCTCTTCACAAAAAACATCCGGCATGGATTCACCATCATAAAGGTCGATTAAAATAGCTGAGTAGCTATCGTTATTGTCGACAGCGTTTTCAATAAAAGCATAGGCATCCGTGTTATGAATGTGAATTGTTGGCTCTTGCGTCATATAGAAAAAGGTTTTTGCGGTTTCAATTACCGCTGCACGTAACTCAACGACATGATGCTGTGCTTTTGGCCAATAGCAATGTAGATGATTTGTCAGCAGTCCGCCACCGAGGCCTAACATGAGTGTTTTTTCCACGCGATTTTTTTGTGCAAAGTCATCCAACATATCCAGCATGAGTTGCTGGTATTCAAATGCCAATGTCATAGGTGCCTCAAAATACATGCGACCTTGCTCAACGGGCGAGTCAAAATACAGGCTACGCGTAGTGTCTGTATCGATTACCTGTATCAAACCGAAATAATCCCTTTCCGAATGAATGAGCCGACCTTTTACAGGGTGAGAGACTTTTTTGCTTTTACGTTTTGGAAATAGATTGAACAAGAATAACCGCCGAGTTTATTTAAGATACCAAAGTCGGGCTTTTAACCCCATGCTAGTCGAAAAGCCAACTTCAACAAAACGAATTTGACCTGTTTTATCGACAATAAACGTCGCGGGTACCGCGCGTGCGCCGAATGTCTTCATTAGATTGCCGTCTTTATCATTAACAATCAGGTTTGGGTTCATGCCATTTTGTTTGGCAAAAGCCAGAAGCTCTTTGTTGCTGCCGGATTGTGTCGCAATATTGATAACATTGTATTTTTCGGCAACCCGTTCAATTCCTTCGCGCTCATAAGCACAAATAGGGCACCAAGTTGCCCAAAACTGAATCAATACCGGTTTGCCATGATAGTCCTGGATGTTGACTGGCTTGCCGGTAATACTGGTGGTTTGAATGTTTGGCACCTGCCCATGAATCACATCACCTTGCATGAAAGGCCGAGCTGCTAAATACAGAACAATCGCTCCCAGTATCCAAAGTGTGTTTTGAACCCAACCTTTTTTCCAAAAAGAAACGGGGGTGTGTTCGGATTGTTCGGGCTGTTTTGTTTCTGTCATGGTTTAAGTCATCATCTTATTGAAAAGTATTAGCATGATATTATAAGCTGCATTCATCAATATCAAAATTGGAGAGAGTGTTGCAAAACGAATTTTGGCATCAAATGTGGGCATCTGGTGTAGTCGGCTTTCATCAACCCGAAGTCAATCCCTATCTCAAAAACTACTGGCACAAGTTATTACCGAGCGTGGATTCTGACCACGCAGGAGAAGTATTAGTTCCTCTTAGTGGCAAGACATTGGACATGCTTTGGCTCAAAGAGCAAGGGCATGATATTTTAGCGGTGGAGTTAAGTCAAAAAGCATTGGATGAATTTATTGCAGAAAATGAATTGCATCGCCGTTACAAAATTCAAGATTTGGAGCACGAACGCTTCTGTGGTTATGAATTGGAAGCTTTGCGCTTGTTTTGTGGCGACTTCTTTCATTTAACCAAAGAAGATTGCAAGGATATAGTCGCAGTGTATGACCGTGCCGCACTGGTTGCCCTGCCACCGGAAATGCGAGCGGATTACGCAAAACATTTGTTGGAAATATTGCCTGAAAAGACCCCAATGCTTTTGATTGCAATGGACTACGATCAAAGCCTAAGAAATGGCCCTCCATTTGCCGTGAGCGAACAAGAAATACACACACTTTATGGCGAGCATTACCAAGTCGAAAAGGTTCAGGAAGATAAGTTTGAGCGCAAAGGAGTTGAGACGGTGGAAAGCACTTATTTGCTGATACCGCATTCAAAATGAAAGGAATTTCAATGAATCGTTTTTCAGTACAAAAAGCACCAAAAATCTACCAGGCTGGGGGTATTATTTCGACTCTTTTAACAGTGCAGCATTACTGTTTAAAATGACGTTCGCGTAATGATGTTTTTGAATGTAATTAACTGTAAGCTCAATTAACTCTTTCTTGAAGGCTTTCATTTGATCTTCAGGCAAATTTTCCCCAAAAAACGACTTTAACTGAGGTGAATAAAAACTTACTAGAATCGCTTTATCAATTGGAAAATAGTGTCCCAAATTACACTCATTTCGATAGTTAAAAACGGTTTTATTTAACGGACTCTTTTCTGCATTTTTATCTGGAATAAGCCCTTCCAGTAAAGCATTTTGTAAATAGCAGTAATCGCTTGCCTTTAAAAAATTAGAAATTAATATGTAACGAGCTAAAAATCGATCATTTCCCCTAATTATCTGTTTTGAACTAGTTGTCTGACTGTGCAAATAGTCTATAAATTCCCTATCAGACATTCGTGCTAGTGCAGGGTTTCCTGACTTATACCATTTAGCTTTGTAAGCAATTTCAAAACGCCAATCTTTGGCAAATAGTAATGCAGTATTAGTCTTCTTCCAGTTATCTACTTTTTGTGTATCTAACCCTGTTAAGACTCTTAATTGGACATAATTTTTAGAAATTAAGGCATTTTGCTCTGCACTGAATTTATAAGGCGTAGCAAAATATGTTTGATACCTAATTTGTTTATTCCATCGCAGAATTCCTGGAGAAAAATTTTTTTTCTGGTCATCATTAAGTAGAGAGTTAACTTGAAGTGTAACCAAATATTTAAGTGGATCTGATGTTTTAAGATTATCGTCACTAGGCTTATTTTGAGAACATCCACTTAAGAAGAGTACAAGAGAAAATGATACCAGCCATCCTGCCTGGCATGTTTTCAGTGTTTTTTGTTTAAGGCATGATTTCATCGAATGTCTCAAAATTCGGAAAGCCTTTCGGGTCAACTTTGTCCATATTCGGGCTGACATGGGTTGCCGCTAAACAGTATTTGATGCCGAAATCTTGTGCGGTTTGTAGCGCGTGAATATTGTCGTCAACTAGTAGCGTGGTTTCCGGGTTGTAAGGGAAATCGTGTTGAATTTTTTGCCAAATCTCCGCATTTTCTTTGGGAATGCCATAGTCATGTGCGGACACCATGGCGTCAAAATAGTCGCCGATTTCAGTCATTTCGAGTTTAATCGCCAAGCTGTCTCTATGGGCATTGGTCACCATAATCACGGTTTTATTTAATCCCTTCAATTTTTTTAGAAAGTTGATGACTTCTGGATGCGCCTGAATCATGTGCTTTAAATCACGCTTTAATTCGGCAACGGGCAGTTGTAGTTCTTGTGACCAATAATCCAAACAATACCAGTTCAAAGTACCTGTTTGCGAGTGGATTTTTTTATGGATGATTTTATTGGCTTCATCGACGGTCAGATGGTTTTCTTTGGCGTAGATGCTAGGTAAATAGGTCATCCAAAAGTGCCAGTCGAAGTGTAAATCCAATAGTGTACCGTCCATATCCAGCAGTACGGTTTCGATGTTTTGCCAAGGAACTATTGCCATAAAGTTAGGTGCTCGCCGTGTTTTTTTGTGGATTACGTTATTAACGTTTAACAGGAGTTTTTGTCGCTTTTTAGAGCGGCTTTTCGTATGATTGGTTTTATGAAAAAAGAAAACTCTTCTGAACGCTTTCCTCGTATTTTAGCGAAAAACCAAACGGTTAAGTCGCGGATTTTTACCGTTGAGACGCTGGCGTTGCAATTTGCCAACGGCGTTGAGGTGGAATACGAACGACTCATCAGCTCCAAAAACGGTGCGGTATTACTGGTGCCTGTGTTGGACGATAAAATCGTGTTGATTCGAGAATATGCTGCGGGCGTTGAACGCTACGAATTGGGCTTTCCGAAAGGCAAGATTGACGAGGGCGAAGGCTGGTATGAAGCGGCAGCTAGAGAGAGTCAGGAAGAGATCGGTTATTTGCCTGCGAAGTTGGAACTCTTGGATTCACTCAGTTTGGCAGCGGGTTATATGACGCATCATACCCATATTGTGTTGGCAGAAGAGCTGACGCCACAAACCGCAGAGGGTGATGAACCAGAACCTTTGGAAGTGGTGCATTGGCCACTGGCAGACTGGCATAGCCTATTGAGTCACCCTGAATTTTCGGAAGGGCGCGCTTATGCCGCATTGATGCTGTTGTTGAAAAACAAGGGATTGATTTAAGGGTTGATACCCAGCCTGGCAGATTTTGAAACGAAGCACTCGCCGCCCGAAGGGGTAAGGCGAGAAAATCTACCAGGCTGGGTGCTTGGAGAGAAAAGCTTAGGCTTGCATAAAGCTGTCGATGCGATTCAATGCTTCGACCAAGTTTTCCATACTGGTTGCAAAAGAGATACGTAAGTAACCTTCTGAGCCAAACCCTGAACCCGGAACAGCGGCAACATCTACTTGTTCTAGAATCGCAGTTGCAAAATCCGCATCTGAATCAAAGCCTTTCATTTTGATGGCTTCTTTTACATCCATAAACGCATAAAAAGCACCGGCCGCTGGAATGCATTTAAAGCCAGGAATCTGGTTGATGCGTTCAACCACAAACTCGTGGCGTTCTTTGAATGCTTTCAACATGACTTGAATACACTCTTGCGGACCATCCAAAGCTTCTACCGATGCATATTGTGAAATTGAGCAAGGGTTTGATGTGCTCTGCGATTGTACTTTGCGCATGGCTGCAATCAAGTCAACCGGGCCACCGGCATAACCAATACGCCACCCAGTCATCGAATAGGCTTTTGAAACACCATTCATGACAACCGTTCTATCTGTTAGCTCTGGGCAAACTTGCAAGATATTGGTGAATGGCATGTCTGATAGCAAAATATGCTCATACATATCGTCAGAAGCAATGATGATGTTTGGATGTTTTGCCAGCACATCTCCAATCGCTTTCAGCTCTTCCGCAGAATAAATTGCACCCGTTGGGTTGGATGGACTGTTTAAAACGAACATTTTGGTTTTAGGGGTGATTGCCGCTTCTAGCTGGGCAGCCGTCACTTTAAAGCCCTGTTCAATGCCTGCTTCGATAATGACTGGCTCGCCACCAGCCAATAACGCCATATCTGGATAAGATACCCAGTAAGGCGCTGGAATAATGACTTCGTCGCCATCGTTTAACACGCCTTGGCATAGGTTGTAAAAGCTTTGTTTACCACCGGAAGATACCAGGATTTGATTCGCTTCAAAGTCCAGCTTATTGTCGCGCTTGAACTTGGCGATAATGGCGTCTTTTAGCTCAGGAATACCGTCAACGGCAGTATAACGTGTGTGCTCTGTTTCAATGGCTTTAATGCCCGCTGCTTTGATGTGATCAGGTGTACCAAAATCTGGTTCGCCAGCGCCAAGGCTGATAATGTTGCGGCCTGCGCGACGTAGTTCGGCAGCTTTTGCAGTGATGACTAAAGTCAGGGAAGGTTTGACACGGTTTACTCGATCAGACAGTCTAGAATTTGAGGGCATTGTTTTCGGTTCTCGTCCAAGTTTTTAGCTAGAATAGTTTCGTGCTGTTTTGTGTTATATTTAGCAGCTTTGTGAACGCAGCACCAAAGTTTTTTTCGATTGGCAAAACGCTGTGTTAAATGTTTTCTCAAGTTTCAGCAAAAACAGAGAGCATTTAACAGAGAATTCGGTG
Proteins encoded in this window:
- the tmpT gene encoding thiopurine S-methyltransferase; this translates as MQNEFWHQMWASGVVGFHQPEVNPYLKNYWHKLLPSVDSDHAGEVLVPLSGKTLDMLWLKEQGHDILAVELSQKALDEFIAENELHRRYKIQDLEHERFCGYELEALRLFCGDFFHLTKEDCKDIVAVYDRAALVALPPEMRADYAKHLLEILPEKTPMLLIAMDYDQSLRNGPPFAVSEQEIHTLYGEHYQVEKVQEDKFERKGVETVESTYLLIPHSK
- the yrfG gene encoding GMP/IMP nucleotidase; the protein is MAIVPWQNIETVLLDMDGTLLDLHFDWHFWMTYLPSIYAKENHLTVDEANKIIHKKIHSQTGTLNWYCLDYWSQELQLPVAELKRDLKHMIQAHPEVINFLKKLKGLNKTVIMVTNAHRDSLAIKLEMTEIGDYFDAMVSAHDYGIPKENAEIWQKIQHDFPYNPETTLLVDDNIHALQTAQDFGIKYCLAATHVSPNMDKVDPKGFPNFETFDEIMP
- a CDS encoding spermidine synthase, with the translated sequence MFNLFPKRKSKKVSHPVKGRLIHSERDYFGLIQVIDTDTTRSLYFDSPVEQGRMYFEAPMTLAFEYQQLMLDMLDDFAQKNRVEKTLMLGLGGGLLTNHLHCYWPKAQHHVVELRAAVIETAKTFFYMTQEPTIHIHNTDAYAFIENAVDNNDSYSAILIDLYDGESMPDVFCEEDFLRLLHELKRPDTVLLFNLWSSSPQSTLNIIHFWEAQPDCKIRMEKTQSTGNVIVSVQ
- the nudE gene encoding ADP compounds hydrolase NudE yields the protein MSLFRAAFRMIGFMKKENSSERFPRILAKNQTVKSRIFTVETLALQFANGVEVEYERLISSKNGAVLLVPVLDDKIVLIREYAAGVERYELGFPKGKIDEGEGWYEAAARESQEEIGYLPAKLELLDSLSLAAGYMTHHTHIVLAEELTPQTAEGDEPEPLEVVHWPLADWHSLLSHPEFSEGRAYAALMLLLKNKGLI
- a CDS encoding redoxin domain-containing protein, which translates into the protein MTETKQPEQSEHTPVSFWKKGWVQNTLWILGAIVLYLAARPFMQGDVIHGQVPNIQTTSITGKPVNIQDYHGKPVLIQFWATWCPICAYEREGIERVAEKYNVINIATQSGSNKELLAFAKQNGMNPNLIVNDKDGNLMKTFGARAVPATFIVDKTGQIRFVEVGFSTSMGLKARLWYLK
- a CDS encoding pyridoxal phosphate-dependent aminotransferase, translated to MPSNSRLSDRVNRVKPSLTLVITAKAAELRRAGRNIISLGAGEPDFGTPDHIKAAGIKAIETEHTRYTAVDGIPELKDAIIAKFKRDNKLDFEANQILVSSGGKQSFYNLCQGVLNDGDEVIIPAPYWVSYPDMALLAGGEPVIIEAGIEQGFKVTAAQLEAAITPKTKMFVLNSPSNPTGAIYSAEELKAIGDVLAKHPNIIIASDDMYEHILLSDMPFTNILQVCPELTDRTVVMNGVSKAYSMTGWRIGYAGGPVDLIAAMRKVQSQSTSNPCSISQYASVEALDGPQECIQVMLKAFKERHEFVVERINQIPGFKCIPAAGAFYAFMDVKEAIKMKGFDSDADFATAILEQVDVAAVPGSGFGSEGYLRISFATSMENLVEALNRIDSFMQA